The DNA sequence TACCAATCAGCAGAGTTAGGGAAATATCAGGTAATTCTTGCAAAATCAAGGGATGCCATTTCTGAGCAAAGCCTTTGCGAGGGGGAAGATCCCCTGACTTACCCTTACCAGGATAATAGAAATCCATAGGGATAACGGCTATTTTATCGGAACTGTAGAAAGTATCCCGATCAATCCCCAACCAATCCCGTAAATTATCACCTGATGGATCATTCCAGTAAAGGCGGGACTCCTGTGCCTTAATTCCCGGAGCCTGACCGACAATATTGATACGGGCGCTTTTTGGCGCCGTAAAAAGCGGTTCAATGCCAGCTTTTGTATAATCCTCATTTTGTGGATCAGCCATGATAGCTTTAACAATGTCTTGCATGGTTGACATGGACAACATCTCCTTTTCAAAATCAGGTTGACGTCAGAGCATATTTTTTCTGCCCTTGGGCATTCAGCCTTGAGTATTTCCAAGATAAAATCAGCGGACCAGTCTAGCGAGAGCTGAGCTGGTTTAGATATATGGTTATTGCGCTATTTGATCAATTCGTAGATAGCTTCAGCGTAGATAGCGCAAGCCCGATAGAGATCTTCCACTTCGACAAATTCATTGGCCTGATGCATGGTATTGACATAATCAGGGAACATGGCACCAAAGGCGACACCTCTTTCCAAGAGGCGGCCAAAAGTCCCACCGCCAATGACCTGCTCATAACCTTCTAGACCAGTTTGCTTTTCATAGACAGACAAGAGTGTTTTGACTAAAGGATCATCCATTGGGACATAGTGAGGCAAGTGTTCATGATCAGCCAGACTAACAGATTCTACCCCAGCTAACTTTTCGAGGCCAGCCTTGATGGTTGCGGTATCTATTCCTTGAGGATAGCGGAAATTGAGGGTAATGGTATTATCACCAGAGGTCGCTTCAAAGTCAAAAATACCAGCATTCATGGATAAAGCCCCCATCTTAGGATCGGTATAAGCTAAGCCTAATTTTTGACCAGCAAAGTCCTCGTGCAGAACATCAGCAGTCAAGTCAATGAAGGCTTTGGCAGGACCAGCAAAAGATAGATCCTTAAGAAAAAGCGCTAAATAAGTTGCCCCATTGAGACCTTCTTCAGGGGTTGAACCATGGGCTGCCTTCCCAACGATTTGGACTTTAAATTGGCTCTCTTCTGCTGTTAAAGAGCCCGACAGGTTAGGGTTTTGAACCAAGAAAGCTGCTAATTTTTCTTCCAAATCTGCTTGATTGACTTGACCAGAAAGGACTGCTGTTGCAGATTCTGGAACCATATTATCCCGCAGCCCTCCCTTGAAAGACTGGAGAACAACTGGACCAGCATTTTGACCAGAAAAATGCAGATATTGGGTAATATTCCCTTTTTCTCCATTAATAATAGGGAACTCAGCATCTGGAGCAAAGCCAAAGTCTGGTTTGTCCACATCTGGATGGGCAAAGTAATAATCCATATCAGCCCAGCCAGACTCTTCATCCGTTCCTAAAACAAAGCGAACCTTCTTAGACGTTGGCAGGCCCAGCTCTTTAATAATCTTTAGAGCATAGTAGGCTGCCATAGTTGGGCCTTTATCGTCAGAGGAACCACGCGCATAGAGTTTGCCATCTTTGATGACTGGTTTGTAGGGGTCGGTCTCCCAACCAGAACCAGCAGGCACCACATCCAGATGGGCAAAAATTCCTAAGGTTTCATCGCCCTCACCAAACTCAAAATCACCGACATAATTATCAATATTTCTAGTCTTGTAGCCATCCTTTTCAGCCATAGCTAGGAAATGCTTCAAAGCCTTGACAGGACCCGAGCCAAAAGGATGTTCCTTATCAGCCTTACTGTCATCACGTTCCGAATTGATTTCCAAAAGGCTGAACAAATCAGCCAGCAAATCTTCACGGCGTTTTTCTACTTCTGCTTTAAAATCAACTGTCATTTCGCTACCTCATCTAATGGGTTTAATCTTCACTATTATAGCACAAATACAGGCCAGACTAAAGGAGCCGCTATGGCTGTAAGTATTATCAAGGACACAAAAAAAACCAAGGCAAAAGCCTCGGCGCTGATTTAGTCATCCTCTTTAAAAGGATTGCCAAACTGTTTATCTGGCTGATTTTCCCTGTCATTTTCCTCATGGTGATCTCCCATGGATTGAAGAAAGGCGAAGATATCCCCTCTGCGGCCTTCCATCTTACCAGTTAATAATTCCTGAGCAGTCGCATTGAGGACAGCACCAGTAATAAGAATCCGTGCCAAGAGGACAAACCAGAACATAATGATAAAGATGATGATAGAGCCAAAAAATTTGATATCAACAAGGTTATTAAAGGTCCGGGTCACATAGTCTCCGACCAAACCAGTCATAAAGATAATAACAATAGCACTGAGAATCGTTCCCGGAAGTGTATAGCGAATCTTCCTAATACGCACATTAGGCAAGATAAAGTAAAGGACAGTCAAGCCAATCCAAACCACCAGAACCATTATCGGTCGGTTGAGGTGAAGCAAAAGCTTAATCAGGCCAGAAGGAACGTCATATTTTTTCTGAAGAACCGCTTGATAGACCCCATCGGACAAGGTCGACAACAAGAGAGCAAAGGTCAATAGGAAGAGGATGAAAAAACTAGCCACAATCCCTACGATATGACCGATAACAAAATCACGGTGCTGACTGACATCATAAGCCTTATTAAAGGCCTTCTGCAAGGAAGTCAGGCTGCGAGACATGGTCCAAAAGCCCGCCAAGGTCGCAATCCCCAGAATTCCATTGGATGGGGTAGCAAAGAGATTACGAATGATACCTGCAACATTGCTGTAAATTTCAGCTGGCAAATTGGCCCGTAAAAAGGTTAACACATCTGGTAAATCAATATCCAGATAAGGAAAAATATTGGCCGAGATAACAATCAAGGGAAAGAATGTCAGTAACAAATAGTAGGCCACAGCAATACTGGATAAGTCTATCTCAGCACTGCGATAATGCTTGAGATAGACTTGCAAGGGCGGATAGTTAAGTTTATCCACTAACCTATCCAAGAATTTTTTCTTCATCTTCTTAGTATGTTCCTTCTTCTCCCTGACTGGTCAAGATGACTGGCCCGTCTTTGGTGATGACAAATTGGTGCTCATATTGACAAGACAGACCGCCATCAAGGGTTTTGTGGGCCCAGCCGGTTTCCATATCCGTATCAATTTCCCATGTACCTGTATTAACCATAGGTTCAATGGTGAGCACCATGCCTTCTTTAAGTCGCAAACCACGCCCAGCTTTACCATAGTGGGGAACCATCGGTTCTTCGTGCATAGTTGGACCGACACCATGGCCAACAAGATCACGAACAACACCGTAACCACGGCTTTCTGCATATTCTTGAATAGCAGCGCCGATATCGCCGATACGATTACCGACAACAGCCTTTTCAATCCCTAAATACATGGCCTCCTTGGTCACAGCCATCAAATCTTTAACTTCCTGTGATACTTCACCCACGGCGTAAGCCCAGCAAGAATCCGCTACACCGCCAGTATAAGGCGCTGTATACTTCTTCATTTCAGCAGTGTTGTCGAAGTCCAACTTGGCCACATTGACGACAGATTTATCTAGGGGTTCACTCAGTACCATATCTACCTTGAGTAAATCACCTTTTTTCAGGATATAGTGGCGCGGGAAAGCGTGAGCAACTTCATCATTGAGTCCGCAGCAAGTAGCATAAGGATAATCCATGAGCTGACCGTCTACACCGATTTGCAGGGGCAGGACATTGGCTTCTTTACAGCGACGACGGACATATTCTTCTATCTCCCACATATCCAGTCCCGGTTTAATCATATCACGCAAGCCAATATGAATGCTGGCAAGGACGTCCCCTGCTTTCTTCATAGCTTCAATTTCACGTGGTGATTTTAGTGTAATCATTTAAAAAACTCCTCTAAATACTGCATAAAGTGGAAGAGTTTGAGACTTTTGGCTCAGGCTCTCTCATCCACATCAATCTTCTTTTTTTCTGTTTATTCAATTAAGCTTACTGGTAATCAGGGCCTTACAGACTACCCGTTCCTGACAAGTCACTTCAATATCCACTAGGGCAGAGCGGCGATTTTCTCTGACAATCCTCGGCTCTAAGCGCAGATCATCATCAATTTGTACAGCCTGTAGAAAGTATATCATCATTTGTTCAATAATGATATTTTTTTTACTAGTTTGAGATAACGTCCGCCGACTAGTCTCCTTGAGAATTTCAGCCAAAACGCCAGTAGTCAAATTACCAGCGTTATCAATCATGGCAGGTTCTACCTTGAAGCCATAGCCGTGGTTTTCTGCCTTGAGGCTGGCAATAATTTGGTCGCTGATGGTATGAAGGCCATCATGATTAAGCTCCTGCAAATTTTCCATGACTAATTTGCGGGTAATAACGCCCAGCAGTTGTTTGTCATCATCAACAACTGGTAGCATGGCAAAATCCTCGACAATCATCCGCTGAGCAACCGTTGCCAGACTGGTTTCTGGTTTGGTCGTCACTGGCTTAGTCATGACCTCAGTCAACTTGGTGGTCAGCTCTTGGTTGGAGACATCCCGCATGGTAATAACCCCCAGCACCTGTCCTAACTGATCAATGACAGGGTAGCGAACATGGTTGTTCTTTCTGACTAGACGATGATAATCATTAACAGTATCACTTGTGGTTAGATAACCGTATTGGGACCTAAGACTATAGACCTGAGCTACCGTCTTGATATCGGTCTTAATTCTTACATTAGACAGGGCACGGTTAATCATAGTTGCAACGGTGAAGGTATCGTAGGCTGTTACCATGACTGGAATCCCTTGCTTTTTAGACAGCTCTAAAACCTTGTCCGAAACAGTAAAGCCACCAGTCACTAGAATAGCATTTTTATTTTCTAAGGCTAGAATCTGAATTTCTTCTCGGTCACCAACGATTAACAGGCCGCCTTTAACGAGATAGCGGCCAACATTTTTCTTGGTCATCGCCCCGATAGAAAAACGGCTGAATTCGTGTTTAAGACCAGCATGACCAGCTATAACTTCAGACTCTGAGATGGTCGCAATTTCAGCATACGTCAACTTCTCCAGTCGCACCTGAACCTTCTGCTCTACCCGAACGGTTCCGCTGCGAGGTCTGGTTTCAACCAAACCACGATTCTCAGCCTCCTTGATGGCGCGATAAGCTGTTCCCTCACTGACCGACAGGTGGTTTGAAATAGAGCGAACACTAACCTGCTTACCAATGGGCAGACCTTCTAAATATTCTAAAATTTCCTGATGTTTAGTCATGACATCTCACCTGCCTTTAGACGAAATTCTAGGTAATCGCGCATTTTATGGGTGTAGCGATCGCTTCCTTTAAAAGTCCTCAACAATTTAAATCCAACCTTCTGAGCCACCTTTTGACTGGCCAAATTTTCTCTGTGGGTAATAATTGTCAGGCTTCGCAGATTAAATTCTTGAAAGGCTAAAAAGGACAGCAGTTTCAGACTCTCTGTTGCTAGACCCTGTCCCCAAAAATCCTGACGAAGAAAATAGCCAATTTCGGCTCTCTGCTTGGTTAAGTTAAGCTTTTCAAAGCGGATAGCTCCGATCATCTGGTGACTGACCTTATCCTCCAGAGCCCAGGTTCCTAAGGGCTCTTTCATAAAATAATGAACCAAGAGGTAATTACTTTCTGCCTGACTGGCCTGAGCAGGGAAGATGAAAGCCAGATTAGTGGGATTTCGCGTAATTTTATAAAAGTCTTGACTATCAGCAAAGCGAAAGGGACGAAGCCAAAGCCGCTCCGTTTCCAACTGGGAATACTTTCCCAAGGCTGTCCAAATATCCATGCTATTATAGTACAGTTTTTTAGGAACATAGTCAAACCCATCGGTGATTAACACTGAAAATGGACAGACACTGCAGCAGACTGGGAATATCTTCTAATTGTCCTCATGACTAACCCATTTTAATTACTATAAACTCAAAAAATGAGTCTGGGACAAAAGTTCAGACTCGTTAGCTTTGTTCTAGATTTACCAGATTGACGCAGTGGTTGGGGGTCCAGTGGACTTTAGCAGTCTGGAGATAACTGCCAAAGCCTGCCACCTAAAAACAGGAAGGTGGCAGAGGTCTGAGCCTTAAACACGATTTACTGATTTGTCTCCCACTCTCTTAGTCCTGATTATAAGCCCCACCACAGTTGATAATGAGCCATAAAGAGCCACTAAAAAGCACTTCTCTCTATTCAGAAGAAAGAAGTGCTTTAAGTTATTTAAATAAGTACTAATCAACCTTAATGATATTAGTAGCTTGAGGCCCACGATTTCCTTCTTCTATATCGAATGAAACCTTTTGTCCTTCCTCAAGTGACTTAAACCCATTTGACTGGATTTCCGAGAAGTGTGCAAACACATCTGGGCCATCTTCTTGAGTGATGAAACCAAATCCCTTTTCGCTATTAAACCATTTTACTGTACCTTGTGCCATTTTGAGTTACCTCTTTTTATTTATTTGTAAAAATTAAGAGGTAAAACAAAAGATGTCTAATACTTTATCTCAAAAAATCATTACTTGACTACTTTAACAGTATCTCCGACTTAAGTCAAGGAAATAACCTTTCTTTGATTAAAAACTTAATGGCATGACTAGACAACTTGTAGCATATCAACACCAAGCTAAAGACATAATTGAAATGAGCTTAAAAACAGTACAACAATTTTGGAACAGACAGCCATGATGGCTGTCCATTCTCTTCCAAGTTAAGACACTTGCCTCAGTTCTCAGGGCTAGTAAGCTTTTGTCGTTTCATTTTACTTTGATGTCAGCTCCTCTAAATCATCATTTGAAGTAGTTCGAACTTCCCTGACCTCTACTTTCCCCCAGTGTTCAATATTTGGTGAAAAGCGGCTGTGGTAGACAGAAGACCAGTCCTTTAAAATCTTATGCAGACTGTTGTCGCCGTAATGGTAGATTTCCACTTCAGAAATATTTTTCTTTTTCAATATTCTAGCAATCTCAGAGGACTGCTCACCTGTGTATAGAATCTCATCACGCTGAGACACATAAATATAATATGATTTAGACAGAACTTTTGTTGTAACATTATAGTAGTAGTCAACACCAATTTCATGGTAACCATCTAAAACCCAATTTGTAGAAAATCTAACAATACCATCATCATATAAAGTATCAGGGGGGTAATAAAAATCAATATCCAGATACTGTCTATCTTTCTCTAACGAAGACTTATCATAACGATAATCAGAATTAGCAGCTTCAATAGGAATAGCTCCCTCATCTCCGCGTCCTCTGTGATGAGCTGTAACACTTTTTACATGGCTAAAGTGTGTGCCCCCTAGATGAAAAATTCGCGTCGAAAAAGATGTTTCATCGTAATATATCTCATCAAAAATATTGGCGCTTTTTTGGCGGGTCTGATGGTTTAAGACAGATAAGGCAATAAAACCAAACAAAATTAAGATGAATAGAATAGCTAATAGTATCTTATAAGGTCGTTTCATATCATTTACCGTCCGCTTTCAAATCATCACTAAAGCTGCGTATACTATCCATGAAGTCTTTATACAAGGGATTGTCAGGATTATCTTTGTATTGAGCTTCTAACAATTTAACGCCCCTGGCAAAATCTCCATCACCTATATTCCTAACAAACTCAGTCACCCGATACCTATCGTCAGATTCTACTTGGTCAAAATAGCTATTCATAGAGGTGACAAGATTCTTACCGCCTTTTAGTTGATTATAGAGGTTCACCGCATCTAGATCCGCATGATAATCCCCATTATTCATCGAAGTATTACCAGGGATGGTTAAGTCACCATAGTAGCCAGCATAAGCATTCTCATCGACAAGAATTTCTGCCCCGTTCTCTTTATAGTAAGCTGAAACAGTTGCGCTGGTATGAGCAAAATCTGTTTTGCCATTATATTGATCCAACAGTTCTTGAAGACGTTTCTTATCACTTTTCTTATTGAGATCTTTCTTATAAATCTTTGCAAGTTCTTTTAGCCGTTCCTCATTGGTTGCCCCAGAAAGCCCGGTCACATTAGACTGGTTCAAAATCGCAGTTTTAAGAGTCTCAATCTTTTTAGAGCTAATCCCTAAATCTTTTAGCTTCTTCTCAACCTCATCAGGTTTGATCAACCCGCCAACATATGACCATGCATAGCCCCCAAAATAGCTATCACCGTAAACAAATGACCCCATATAGACAAAGAACTTCTGATTAGCCTTATCTTTATCACCGTCGTACTCTTTGACCAAGCCAACATAAACATCCAGCATAATATCAGCTTCCTCAGCACTAAAACCATACTGAGTTTCCATCATGGTTTTAAAGGCTTCTCTTTCTTCTTTAGACAAGGTCAGCTCTTTGGCGACTTTCTGAACTTCGACCTTCAGCTCAGAAAGCCACTGAGTGCCTACAGACTTGAAGGTCCCCGTCTGACTGTCCCAGCTTTGCTCTGCTTGGGCAATGCCCCTGTCTAAAGCAGCTTTTAAGGCATCAATCTCTGAAAATATCTGCGGAGATGTCGCATTAAAAACACGGAGTTTCTCTAACTTGTCTTCCAAAACCCTCCGGCTGCTTTCTGCAGCATCAATCATCCTGTGATAGCTGGTCAGCCGGGCTCCCTCATTGGCATCACGGGAATCCAGGTTCATCCCCGCAACCGCATCTCGAGCATTGGAAATCCGAAGATTTAACTCGGCAATAGCCATCTCCAACTCCGATTCTTTCAAACTCTCATGAGCTACCTGTTCCATATAAGCTTCAGGAAAGCGCTGAACAGCCTCAGCCACTGTCTGCGCCAGCTGTTTTCCAATCATAGCCAGCGGGCGCAGGACGGTGGCTGAATACCGCCGAGCCGAATCATAGGTCTTTCCTTTTAATTCAGCCCCGCTGTTCTCAAAATCTTCTAAAGCAGCTTCCAGCTCTTCATAGGCTTGAATCTCTTGCTGGGCTATGGCCTTGGCACTGGCTGCCTGTGCTTGT is a window from the Streptococcus criceti HS-6 genome containing:
- a CDS encoding uracil-DNA glycosylase family protein; this translates as MSTMQDIVKAIMADPQNEDYTKAGIEPLFTAPKSARINIVGQAPGIKAQESRLYWNDPSGDNLRDWLGIDRDTFYSSDKIAVIPMDFYYPGKGKSGDLPPRKGFAQKWHPLILQELPDISLTLLIGNYAQHYYLQQKPSVKLTDNVKAYKNFLPDFFPLVHPSPRNNIWQKKNPWFKEEVLPDLKKLVKDILENDAKTDL
- the pepV gene encoding dipeptidase PepV yields the protein MTVDFKAEVEKRREDLLADLFSLLEINSERDDSKADKEHPFGSGPVKALKHFLAMAEKDGYKTRNIDNYVGDFEFGEGDETLGIFAHLDVVPAGSGWETDPYKPVIKDGKLYARGSSDDKGPTMAAYYALKIIKELGLPTSKKVRFVLGTDEESGWADMDYYFAHPDVDKPDFGFAPDAEFPIINGEKGNITQYLHFSGQNAGPVVLQSFKGGLRDNMVPESATAVLSGQVNQADLEEKLAAFLVQNPNLSGSLTAEESQFKVQIVGKAAHGSTPEEGLNGATYLALFLKDLSFAGPAKAFIDLTADVLHEDFAGQKLGLAYTDPKMGALSMNAGIFDFEATSGDNTITLNFRYPQGIDTATIKAGLEKLAGVESVSLADHEHLPHYVPMDDPLVKTLLSVYEKQTGLEGYEQVIGGGTFGRLLERGVAFGAMFPDYVNTMHQANEFVEVEDLYRACAIYAEAIYELIK
- a CDS encoding YihY/virulence factor BrkB family protein produces the protein MKKKFLDRLVDKLNYPPLQVYLKHYRSAEIDLSSIAVAYYLLLTFFPLIVISANIFPYLDIDLPDVLTFLRANLPAEIYSNVAGIIRNLFATPSNGILGIATLAGFWTMSRSLTSLQKAFNKAYDVSQHRDFVIGHIVGIVASFFILFLLTFALLLSTLSDGVYQAVLQKKYDVPSGLIKLLLHLNRPIMVLVVWIGLTVLYFILPNVRIRKIRYTLPGTILSAIVIIFMTGLVGDYVTRTFNNLVDIKFFGSIIIFIIMFWFVLLARILITGAVLNATAQELLTGKMEGRRGDIFAFLQSMGDHHEENDRENQPDKQFGNPFKEDD
- a CDS encoding methionyl aminopeptidase; the encoded protein is MITLKSPREIEAMKKAGDVLASIHIGLRDMIKPGLDMWEIEEYVRRRCKEANVLPLQIGVDGQLMDYPYATCCGLNDEVAHAFPRHYILKKGDLLKVDMVLSEPLDKSVVNVAKLDFDNTAEMKKYTAPYTGGVADSCWAYAVGEVSQEVKDLMAVTKEAMYLGIEKAVVGNRIGDIGAAIQEYAESRGYGVVRDLVGHGVGPTMHEEPMVPHYGKAGRGLRLKEGMVLTIEPMVNTGTWEIDTDMETGWAHKTLDGGLSCQYEHQFVITKDGPVILTSQGEEGTY
- the spxR gene encoding CBS-HotDog domain-containing transcription factor SpxR yields the protein MTKHQEILEYLEGLPIGKQVSVRSISNHLSVSEGTAYRAIKEAENRGLVETRPRSGTVRVEQKVQVRLEKLTYAEIATISESEVIAGHAGLKHEFSRFSIGAMTKKNVGRYLVKGGLLIVGDREEIQILALENKNAILVTGGFTVSDKVLELSKKQGIPVMVTAYDTFTVATMINRALSNVRIKTDIKTVAQVYSLRSQYGYLTTSDTVNDYHRLVRKNNHVRYPVIDQLGQVLGVITMRDVSNQELTTKLTEVMTKPVTTKPETSLATVAQRMIVEDFAMLPVVDDDKQLLGVITRKLVMENLQELNHDGLHTISDQIIASLKAENHGYGFKVEPAMIDNAGNLTTGVLAEILKETSRRTLSQTSKKNIIIEQMMIYFLQAVQIDDDLRLEPRIVRENRRSALVDIEVTCQERVVCKALITSKLN
- a CDS encoding GNAT family N-acetyltransferase translates to MDIWTALGKYSQLETERLWLRPFRFADSQDFYKITRNPTNLAFIFPAQASQAESNYLLVHYFMKEPLGTWALEDKVSHQMIGAIRFEKLNLTKQRAEIGYFLRQDFWGQGLATESLKLLSFLAFQEFNLRSLTIITHRENLASQKVAQKVGFKLLRTFKGSDRYTHKMRDYLEFRLKAGEMS
- a CDS encoding cold-shock protein, whose product is MAQGTVKWFNSEKGFGFITQEDGPDVFAHFSEIQSNGFKSLEEGQKVSFDIEEGNRGPQATNIIKVD
- a CDS encoding TipC family immunity protein, which produces MKRPYKILLAILFILILFGFIALSVLNHQTRQKSANIFDEIYYDETSFSTRIFHLGGTHFSHVKSVTAHHRGRGDEGAIPIEAANSDYRYDKSSLEKDRQYLDIDFYYPPDTLYDDGIVRFSTNWVLDGYHEIGVDYYYNVTTKVLSKSYYIYVSQRDEILYTGEQSSEIARILKKKNISEVEIYHYGDNSLHKILKDWSSVYHSRFSPNIEHWGKVEVREVRTTSNDDLEELTSK